The Bacillus mycoides genome includes a region encoding these proteins:
- a CDS encoding YolD-like family protein, with amino-acid sequence MNNANMPKGRNMVKWTPFAAMPEQFAGIREIIKEKNKVTRAILTAEEKELIENMLLCSLLSEEEILITYYEDGYLLSSYMTVVGIDQQNSAVICTDAFYNKMKLQFSNIIDVK; translated from the coding sequence ATGAATAACGCTAATATGCCAAAAGGGAGAAATATGGTCAAATGGACTCCATTCGCAGCAATGCCTGAACAGTTTGCTGGTATTCGTGAAATCATCAAGGAGAAAAACAAAGTAACTCGGGCGATCTTAACCGCTGAAGAGAAAGAACTGATTGAGAACATGTTGTTATGTTCCTTATTATCTGAAGAAGAAATACTAATTACATATTATGAAGATGGTTATTTACTTTCTAGTTATATGACTGTTGTTGGTATTGACCAGCAGAATAGTGCTGTCATATGTACCGATGCTTTTTATAATAAAATGAAACTGCAATTTTCTAATATAATAGACGTGAAATAA
- a CDS encoding Y-family DNA polymerase has product MYDYSILPNRIILCVDLRSFYASVSCIKMGLVPMHTKLAVVGDVIRNGSIVLAATPPLKALGVKKMARLYEIPRRKDILVVNPIMSTYIKCSNYITKLALQYVPIEDFHQYSIDEFFMDITDSIHLFAQNPYEFAMKFKREIYDHTRIECTIGIAPNPLMSKVALDIEAKKNKDGIAFWKYEDVPTKLWSIRPLNKFWSISYKTEEKLNRKGIYSIGDLANYPLKYLKQSFGKIGEELHLHSHGIDFSRISEKYVPATTSVGKSQILMRDYTIEEFPIILLEHIEEVCYRLRRQNKLTQTVHFSVGYSKSYTGGIRKTHTLSRPTNLTMDIYHICTYFLHQQYTGEPIRSINISLTNLLQEGEEQISLLDNVTQREKEMKLTKVMDEIRTKFGKNSILRGISYTHSATARHRNTLIGGHKS; this is encoded by the coding sequence GTGTATGACTATTCTATCCTACCGAATAGAATCATCTTATGTGTTGATTTACGAAGCTTTTATGCTTCAGTTAGTTGCATCAAAATGGGATTAGTTCCTATGCATACAAAATTGGCTGTAGTCGGAGATGTAATTAGAAATGGTTCAATCGTTCTAGCTGCAACTCCACCATTAAAAGCATTGGGTGTAAAGAAGATGGCAAGGCTATACGAGATTCCTCGTAGAAAAGACATTCTTGTGGTAAATCCAATTATGAGCACCTATATAAAATGCTCCAATTACATAACAAAATTAGCTTTGCAATACGTTCCTATTGAGGATTTTCACCAATACAGCATAGACGAATTTTTTATGGATATTACAGATAGCATCCATTTATTCGCCCAAAATCCATACGAATTCGCCATGAAATTCAAACGTGAAATATACGATCATACACGAATTGAATGTACCATCGGAATTGCTCCTAACCCATTAATGAGTAAGGTTGCTTTAGACATTGAAGCTAAGAAGAACAAAGACGGGATTGCTTTTTGGAAGTACGAGGATGTACCTACAAAACTATGGAGCATACGACCACTCAATAAATTTTGGAGCATATCATATAAAACAGAAGAAAAGTTAAATCGAAAGGGAATATACTCTATTGGAGATTTAGCCAATTATCCCCTTAAATACTTAAAACAGAGCTTCGGCAAGATTGGAGAAGAATTACACTTACATAGCCACGGAATTGACTTTAGTCGCATTTCAGAAAAATATGTTCCTGCTACAACTTCTGTTGGAAAAAGCCAAATTCTAATGCGTGACTACACAATAGAAGAATTTCCGATTATTCTACTGGAACATATTGAAGAAGTTTGTTATCGGCTTAGAAGACAAAACAAACTTACTCAAACCGTTCATTTTTCTGTCGGTTATAGCAAGAGTTATACCGGGGGCATTAGAAAAACACATACTTTAAGCCGCCCAACAAATTTAACAATGGATATTTATCATATCTGTACATACTTTTTACATCAGCAATATACTGGCGAACCCATTCGCAGCATAAACATATCCTTAACAAACTTACTTCAAGAAGGAGAAGAACAAATTTCTCTTTTGGATAATGTCACGCAACGAGAAAAAGAAATGAAGTTGACAAAAGTAATGGATGAAATACGCACAAAGTTTGGGAAGAACAGTATTTTACGAGGGATTTCCTACACGCATAGCGCTACAGCTAGACACAGAAACACGCTAATAGGAGGACATAAATCATGA
- a CDS encoding DUF3967 domain-containing protein encodes MSEAEIIYTSSEVYSRLGVSGSTLRKYSDVLEREGYDVRKNSRGRREYTEFDVVLIEQLVELSKQDGMTLEKAAKMIAKQFGIDNKKEESQGTDPVPYQMQYQFQQQYSAMIDEINKVQQANLLEMEKRLGDRIEQKNKLIEADIKERNKLIKEDIKDRKEREERIEKRLELRDDNLMKMVREIQDAKRTIVSAQEEIAAARLKKNSWWKFWGDL; translated from the coding sequence ATGTCAGAAGCGGAGATAATATATACCAGCAGTGAGGTCTATAGTCGTTTAGGAGTAAGTGGTAGCACACTTAGAAAGTATTCGGATGTTCTTGAACGTGAAGGATATGATGTAAGGAAGAATAGTCGAGGGAGAAGGGAATATACAGAGTTTGATGTTGTACTTATTGAACAGTTAGTAGAGTTGAGTAAGCAAGATGGTATGACTTTAGAAAAAGCTGCGAAAATGATTGCAAAGCAGTTTGGAATCGATAATAAGAAAGAGGAATCCCAGGGGACAGATCCAGTTCCTTATCAAATGCAGTATCAATTCCAGCAACAATATAGCGCTATGATAGATGAGATTAATAAGGTGCAGCAAGCTAACCTTTTAGAAATGGAAAAGAGACTAGGTGATCGTATAGAGCAAAAGAACAAATTAATCGAAGCGGATATTAAAGAAAGAAATAAATTAATAAAGGAAGACATAAAAGATCGGAAGGAACGTGAAGAAAGGATAGAAAAGAGGTTAGAGCTAAGGGATGATAATCTTATGAAGATGGTCAGGGAGATTCAAGATGCAAAACGTACTATTGTATCAGCCCAGGAAGAAATAGCGGCAGCTAGGTTGAAAAAGAATTCTTGGTGGAAGTTTTGGGGTGATTTATAA